One segment of Hippopotamus amphibius kiboko isolate mHipAmp2 chromosome 4, mHipAmp2.hap2, whole genome shotgun sequence DNA contains the following:
- the PTGR2 gene encoding prostaglandin reductase 2 isoform X2, translating to MIVQRVVLNSRPGKNGNPVAENFRVEEVNLPDNINEGQVQVRTLYLSVDPYMRCKMNEDTGSDYLTPWQLSQVVDGGGIGIIEESKHTNFTKGDFVTSFYWPWQTKVILDGNIVEKVDPQLVDGHLSYFLGAIGMPGLTSLIGIQEKGHITAGSNQTMVVSGAAGACGSLAGQIGHLMGCSRVVGICGTPEKCLLLTSELGFDAAINYKEGSVAEQLRELCPAGVDVYFDNVGGDISDTVISQMNQNSYIILCGQISQYNKDVPYPPPLPPAVEAIQKERNITRERFLVLNYKDKFESGILQLSQWFKEGKLKIKETVINGLENMGAAFQSMMTGGKTTPSSAAGKQ from the exons ATGATTGTACAAAGAGTGGTATTGAATTCCCGACCTG gaaaaaatggtAATCCAGTGGCAGAAAATTTCCGAGTAGAAGAAGTAAATTTACCAGATAATATCAATGAAGGACAAGTACAAGTCAGaactctttatctttctgtggatCCTTACATG cgttgtaaaatgaatgaagacaCTGGCAGTGACTATCTAACACCTTGGCAGCTGTCTCAGGTGGTTGATGGTGGAGGTATTGGGATTATAGaagaaagcaaacacacaaatTTTACTAAAGGCGATTTTGTGACTTCTTTCTATTGGCCCTGGCAAACCAAGGTTATTCTAGATGGAAATATTGTTGAAAAG gtAGACCCACAACTTGTGGATGGACACCTTTCATACTTTCTTGGAGCTATAGGGATGCCTGGTTTGACCTCCTTGATTGGGATACAGGAAAAAGGTCATATAACTGCTGGATCTAATCAGACAATGGTTGTTAGTGGGGCTGCTGGTGCTTGTGGATCCTTGGCTGGGCAG ATAGGCCATTTGATGGGCTGTTCCAGAGTTGTGGGAATTTGTGGAACACCTGAGAAGTGCCTCCTTTTGACCTCAGAACTGGGCTTTGATGCTGCAATTAACTATAAAGAGGGGAGTGTGGCAGAACAGCTTCGTGAATTATGCCCAGCTGGAGTGGATGTTTACTTTGACAATGTTGGTGGTGACATCAGTGATACAGTGATAAGTCAG ATGAATCAGAACAGCTACATCATCCTATGTGGTCAAATTTCTCAGTACAACAAAGATGTGCCTTATCCTCCTCCGCTACCTCCTGCTGTAGAAGCaatccagaaagaaagaaacatcacAAG AGAAAGATTTCTGGTATTAAATTACAAGGACAAATTTGAGTCTGGTATTCTCCAGCTGAGTCAGTGGTTTAAAGAAGGAAAGCTAAAG ATCAAAGAGACTGTGATAAATGGATTGGAAAACATGGGAG ctgcATTCCAGTCCATGATGACAGGAG GAAAAACTACCCCATCCTCTGCAGCAGGGAAGCAGTGA
- the PTGR2 gene encoding prostaglandin reductase 2 isoform X1 — protein MIVQRVVLNSRPGKNGNPVAENFRVEEVNLPDNINEGQVQVRTLYLSVDPYMRCKMNEDTGSDYLTPWQLSQVVDGGGIGIIEESKHTNFTKGDFVTSFYWPWQTKVILDGNIVEKVDPQLVDGHLSYFLGAIGMPGLTSLIGIQEKGHITAGSNQTMVVSGAAGACGSLAGQIGHLMGCSRVVGICGTPEKCLLLTSELGFDAAINYKEGSVAEQLRELCPAGVDVYFDNVGGDISDTVISQMNQNSYIILCGQISQYNKDVPYPPPLPPAVEAIQKERNITRERFLVLNYKDKFESGILQLSQWFKEGKLKIKETVINGLENMGAAFQSMMTGGNIGKQIVCISEETSS, from the exons ATGATTGTACAAAGAGTGGTATTGAATTCCCGACCTG gaaaaaatggtAATCCAGTGGCAGAAAATTTCCGAGTAGAAGAAGTAAATTTACCAGATAATATCAATGAAGGACAAGTACAAGTCAGaactctttatctttctgtggatCCTTACATG cgttgtaaaatgaatgaagacaCTGGCAGTGACTATCTAACACCTTGGCAGCTGTCTCAGGTGGTTGATGGTGGAGGTATTGGGATTATAGaagaaagcaaacacacaaatTTTACTAAAGGCGATTTTGTGACTTCTTTCTATTGGCCCTGGCAAACCAAGGTTATTCTAGATGGAAATATTGTTGAAAAG gtAGACCCACAACTTGTGGATGGACACCTTTCATACTTTCTTGGAGCTATAGGGATGCCTGGTTTGACCTCCTTGATTGGGATACAGGAAAAAGGTCATATAACTGCTGGATCTAATCAGACAATGGTTGTTAGTGGGGCTGCTGGTGCTTGTGGATCCTTGGCTGGGCAG ATAGGCCATTTGATGGGCTGTTCCAGAGTTGTGGGAATTTGTGGAACACCTGAGAAGTGCCTCCTTTTGACCTCAGAACTGGGCTTTGATGCTGCAATTAACTATAAAGAGGGGAGTGTGGCAGAACAGCTTCGTGAATTATGCCCAGCTGGAGTGGATGTTTACTTTGACAATGTTGGTGGTGACATCAGTGATACAGTGATAAGTCAG ATGAATCAGAACAGCTACATCATCCTATGTGGTCAAATTTCTCAGTACAACAAAGATGTGCCTTATCCTCCTCCGCTACCTCCTGCTGTAGAAGCaatccagaaagaaagaaacatcacAAG AGAAAGATTTCTGGTATTAAATTACAAGGACAAATTTGAGTCTGGTATTCTCCAGCTGAGTCAGTGGTTTAAAGAAGGAAAGCTAAAG ATCAAAGAGACTGTGATAAATGGATTGGAAAACATGGGAG ctgcATTCCAGTCCATGATGACAGGAGGTAATATCGGAAAGCAGATAGTTTGCATTTCAGAAGAAACCTCTTCGTAA
- the PTGR2 gene encoding prostaglandin reductase 2 isoform X3 — protein MIVQRVVLNSRPGKNGNPVAENFRVEEVNLPDNINEGQVQVRTLYLSVDPYMRCKMNEDTGSDYLTPWQLSQVVDGGGIGIIEESKHTNFTKGDFVTSFYWPWQTKVILDGNIVEKIGHLMGCSRVVGICGTPEKCLLLTSELGFDAAINYKEGSVAEQLRELCPAGVDVYFDNVGGDISDTVISQMNQNSYIILCGQISQYNKDVPYPPPLPPAVEAIQKERNITRERFLVLNYKDKFESGILQLSQWFKEGKLKIKETVINGLENMGAAFQSMMTGGNIGKQIVCISEETSS, from the exons ATGATTGTACAAAGAGTGGTATTGAATTCCCGACCTG gaaaaaatggtAATCCAGTGGCAGAAAATTTCCGAGTAGAAGAAGTAAATTTACCAGATAATATCAATGAAGGACAAGTACAAGTCAGaactctttatctttctgtggatCCTTACATG cgttgtaaaatgaatgaagacaCTGGCAGTGACTATCTAACACCTTGGCAGCTGTCTCAGGTGGTTGATGGTGGAGGTATTGGGATTATAGaagaaagcaaacacacaaatTTTACTAAAGGCGATTTTGTGACTTCTTTCTATTGGCCCTGGCAAACCAAGGTTATTCTAGATGGAAATATTGTTGAAAAG ATAGGCCATTTGATGGGCTGTTCCAGAGTTGTGGGAATTTGTGGAACACCTGAGAAGTGCCTCCTTTTGACCTCAGAACTGGGCTTTGATGCTGCAATTAACTATAAAGAGGGGAGTGTGGCAGAACAGCTTCGTGAATTATGCCCAGCTGGAGTGGATGTTTACTTTGACAATGTTGGTGGTGACATCAGTGATACAGTGATAAGTCAG ATGAATCAGAACAGCTACATCATCCTATGTGGTCAAATTTCTCAGTACAACAAAGATGTGCCTTATCCTCCTCCGCTACCTCCTGCTGTAGAAGCaatccagaaagaaagaaacatcacAAG AGAAAGATTTCTGGTATTAAATTACAAGGACAAATTTGAGTCTGGTATTCTCCAGCTGAGTCAGTGGTTTAAAGAAGGAAAGCTAAAG ATCAAAGAGACTGTGATAAATGGATTGGAAAACATGGGAG ctgcATTCCAGTCCATGATGACAGGAGGTAATATCGGAAAGCAGATAGTTTGCATTTCAGAAGAAACCTCTTCGTAA